In Sphingobacterium sp. PCS056, the following proteins share a genomic window:
- a CDS encoding ComF family protein, whose protein sequence is MKNRLLHYLSDFSALFFPKICAGCGHILVSQEKYICTSCLFHLPITNFHLDSNNQVARQLWGKFPFEHAAAMFLLRRKSRVERILYQIKYANQPQLAYFLGKQYGETLAKSDVFTDVDVIIPIPLHKNKLNKRGYNQSFYLAKGIGMGLSKPILEHGLIREKDNISQTKKSRLERYDNVLNVFMCPDQDRLRGKHVLLVDDVLTTGATLTAAAEQLVAAGCILSVLTLARA, encoded by the coding sequence ATGAAGAACCGGTTACTCCACTACTTATCAGATTTTTCAGCCCTATTTTTTCCTAAGATCTGCGCTGGTTGTGGCCATATTTTGGTTAGTCAAGAAAAATATATCTGCACATCTTGTTTATTTCATTTGCCCATTACAAATTTCCATCTAGACTCCAATAATCAGGTAGCACGTCAGCTCTGGGGTAAATTTCCATTTGAACATGCTGCTGCTATGTTTTTGTTGCGAAGAAAGTCGCGCGTAGAACGGATTTTGTATCAAATTAAATATGCAAATCAACCCCAATTGGCTTATTTTCTGGGTAAGCAGTATGGTGAAACATTAGCTAAAAGTGATGTATTTACAGATGTTGATGTTATTATTCCAATTCCCTTACACAAAAACAAGCTAAATAAAAGGGGGTATAATCAATCTTTTTATCTGGCAAAAGGTATTGGAATGGGGTTGTCAAAACCAATTTTAGAACATGGATTGATTCGTGAAAAAGATAACATCAGCCAAACTAAAAAATCTAGACTGGAGCGATACGACAATGTTTTGAATGTCTTTATGTGTCCCGATCAAGATCGCCTAAGAGGGAAACATGTGTTATTGGTGGACGATGTTTTGACCACCGGAGCCACATTAACGGCTGCCGCAGAACAACTTGTTGCGGCAGGCTGTATCCTATCGGTATTAACTTTAGCGCGGGCTTAG
- a CDS encoding GNAT family N-acetyltransferase, producing MEIKHLEQQHYNDVARIYQQAIDAGNITLATKTSPWESWDYDHLKNMRFVALEDNTVIGWVALSPVLQRTGYHGVTELSIYIDENHHGKGIGKILMQHIIASSEQAGIWTIMSFIFPENEKSIALHKKFGFSVLGTQHKSAQLKGVWMDNCILERRSTIIL from the coding sequence ATGGAAATTAAACATTTAGAACAACAGCATTATAATGATGTTGCACGCATCTATCAACAGGCAATCGATGCAGGAAACATTACTTTAGCTACAAAAACAAGCCCTTGGGAATCGTGGGATTATGACCATTTAAAAAACATGCGATTTGTTGCTCTGGAAGACAACACTGTTATTGGTTGGGTTGCTTTATCTCCTGTTTTACAACGAACGGGCTACCATGGAGTCACTGAACTCAGCATCTACATTGATGAAAATCATCATGGAAAAGGAATCGGTAAGATTTTGATGCAACATATCATCGCTAGTTCCGAACAGGCCGGTATATGGACAATCATGTCATTTATTTTTCCAGAAAATGAGAAAAGTATTGCATTGCACAAGAAGTTCGGTTTTAGTGTCTTGGGTACCCAACATAAATCGGCACAACTGAAAGGCGTCTGGATGGACAATTGTATTTTAGAACGTAGATCAACGATCATATTATAG
- a CDS encoding VanZ family protein — translation MCFITLFHFSCIYDYFSTKIDYKVSMIRLLLDYKWVMLWAVIVILLCCMPGQNFEKVPSYPGMDKLVHAGMFFVFCTLIYNGVLVQFKGRPTKWVPVLVVSILGLLFALLTEALQLYIFTYRSGDWWDLFADSVGIGMAGFAYLLFYVRRK, via the coding sequence ATGTGTTTCATAACATTATTTCACTTTTCTTGTATTTATGATTATTTTAGCACGAAAATTGATTATAAGGTGAGCATGATTAGATTATTATTAGATTATAAATGGGTAATGCTTTGGGCAGTAATAGTAATCTTACTTTGCTGTATGCCGGGACAGAATTTTGAAAAAGTACCGTCTTATCCCGGAATGGACAAACTTGTTCACGCGGGTATGTTCTTCGTTTTCTGCACTTTGATTTACAATGGTGTACTAGTACAATTCAAAGGCCGCCCCACAAAATGGGTCCCGGTATTGGTGGTTAGTATTTTAGGTCTTCTTTTCGCTTTGTTGACAGAAGCATTGCAACTTTATATATTTACCTACAGATCTGGCGACTGGTGGGATCTTTTTGCAGATAGTGTAGGAATAGGTATGGCGGGATTCGCGTACTTGCTTTTTTATGTACGGAGAAAATAA
- the rlmN gene encoding 23S rRNA (adenine(2503)-C(2))-methyltransferase RlmN, producing MTDKSKIIDIRSLSIDQIKEKLTEMGEQGFRAKQIYEWIWAKSCVDFDLMSNLSKPLREKLKENFVIRAVTVKQSQISSDRTIKSSFALYDGNVIEGVLIPAPERMTACVSSQVGCSLTCKFCATGYMDRKRNLNADEIYDQVVLIARQAEEKYQQPLTNIVYMGMGEPLLNYANMMKSVERITSPDGLNMAAKRITVSTAGIAKMIKKLGDDQVRFNLALSLHAANDKKRNEIMPINEQNTLEALADALKYFYAKTKSPITFEYIVFDNFNDDLEDAKELARFCKNVPCKVNIIEYNPISLASFVNADADKIEVFANYLKNQGIITNVRRSRGKDIDAACGQLAIKDKEAQEA from the coding sequence GTGACTGATAAAAGTAAAATAATTGATATTCGTAGTCTGTCGATAGATCAGATTAAAGAGAAGCTTACTGAAATGGGTGAGCAGGGTTTCCGTGCAAAACAAATTTACGAATGGATTTGGGCAAAATCTTGTGTGGATTTTGATTTGATGAGCAACCTCAGCAAACCTTTGCGAGAAAAGCTGAAAGAAAATTTTGTTATTCGTGCTGTTACAGTCAAACAATCGCAGATTAGTTCTGATCGTACTATCAAAAGCAGTTTTGCACTGTATGATGGCAACGTTATTGAGGGAGTTTTGATTCCTGCGCCAGAACGTATGACAGCATGTGTGAGTTCACAAGTAGGCTGTAGCTTGACTTGTAAGTTTTGTGCCACGGGATACATGGATCGTAAACGTAATCTCAATGCAGACGAAATCTATGATCAAGTTGTTTTAATCGCTAGACAAGCAGAAGAAAAGTACCAACAACCATTGACGAACATTGTCTATATGGGCATGGGAGAGCCGCTTTTGAATTATGCGAATATGATGAAATCGGTCGAACGTATCACTTCTCCCGATGGTCTTAATATGGCCGCGAAACGTATTACAGTATCCACAGCAGGTATTGCCAAGATGATCAAGAAGCTGGGTGATGACCAAGTACGTTTTAACTTAGCCCTTTCTTTACATGCGGCTAATGATAAAAAGCGTAACGAGATTATGCCGATCAACGAACAAAATACCTTAGAGGCTTTAGCAGATGCACTGAAATATTTTTATGCAAAAACAAAAAGCCCGATAACATTCGAATATATTGTTTTTGATAATTTCAATGATGATCTGGAAGATGCGAAAGAATTAGCGAGATTTTGTAAAAATGTACCTTGTAAGGTCAATATCATTGAATACAACCCAATTTCACTCGCTAGTTTTGTAAATGCCGACGCTGATAAAATTGAAGTATTTGCTAATTATTTAAAGAATCAAGGAATTATTACCAATGTTCGTAGAAGCCGCGGAAAAGATATCGATGCTGCGTGTGGACAGTTAGCAATTAAAGATAAAGAAGCTCAAGAAGCTTAA
- a CDS encoding TonB-dependent receptor domain-containing protein, which produces MKTKLLLTILFAISAQLLWAAVGITGKVVNEKNEQMSAVTAYLIHSTNHIILKTAITKEDGQYSFENVAAGSYYVEARMIGYEVKRSAIINFNKTAQQIPDLQIIPSSNTLSEVTVEGKKPLVENKQGKLILNVENSPLAAGNNGLDIVQRAPGVSLDNDNNLQLMGQSGVKVTIDGRQTYMTGEQLTTLLKSTDGNQIKSVEVIKSRSAKDDAEGAVGTINIVMKKNRMEGFNGNFSATAGLGEKFRGNSALSLNYKKNNTTYFGSYSYSDDKYINRLNIERIISNNGMETLFDQQSNLHIKDRTHTYKFGVEQKTSDRNVMSLQFNGSNNVELNDNDSKSLIGPLTTIDSTLISMTQFKEGFNRYSFNFNNEFKIDSTGKKLILDLDWSQFKNSKKADYDNRLFDKNNQLIHDPEILRSEMPIGIDIYVAKLDYNQPLSKTSNLETGVKYSNVKSDNNLLFEEQLDDKWTNIVNRSNHFIYKEQIAAGYVDYDNQIGKWGIKAGLRGEYTLSDGHSLTESKQVKRNYFDLFPSANLSYDAHENHIFSLGYSRKVTRPNYRQLNPFDYFIDKYTSERGNPYLNPQYANELNLNYTLYKKYTISLGYNAQTDAIVESMGQDSVKKTTWVTRENLGKNNSAFLNLSMPVQVTKFWSSYNNITAVYMNFDGAIAGDIVNSTSFLFQVNSMSTFKLSPSLSAEMNLRYFSPFTYNIYKLESRWDAQIGLTKNFKDKRSSLKLAVSDIFNTSNQNLSTNFSSFNTKIRQNQDRRVARLTYSYKFGNLKNAAKKKNTDNEEKQRAL; this is translated from the coding sequence ATGAAAACTAAACTATTACTAACAATCTTATTTGCCATCAGTGCACAACTGCTATGGGCAGCGGTGGGCATAACCGGTAAGGTGGTGAATGAAAAAAATGAACAAATGAGTGCTGTTACAGCTTATTTGATCCACAGTACTAATCATATTATTTTAAAAACAGCCATTACCAAAGAGGACGGACAATATTCTTTCGAAAATGTTGCAGCGGGATCATATTATGTAGAAGCTAGAATGATTGGTTATGAAGTGAAACGCTCCGCTATTATTAATTTTAATAAAACAGCACAGCAAATACCCGATCTGCAGATTATACCGAGCAGCAATACCTTGTCTGAAGTAACCGTAGAAGGAAAGAAACCTCTTGTAGAAAATAAACAAGGAAAGCTAATCTTAAATGTTGAAAATTCACCATTGGCCGCAGGAAATAATGGTTTAGATATTGTGCAGCGCGCACCTGGGGTTAGTTTGGATAATGACAATAACTTACAGCTCATGGGACAATCTGGAGTAAAAGTTACCATCGATGGCCGCCAAACGTATATGACAGGAGAGCAGCTGACGACCCTACTAAAAAGTACAGATGGAAACCAGATTAAGTCTGTTGAAGTTATTAAATCACGTAGTGCCAAAGATGACGCGGAGGGAGCTGTCGGAACGATCAATATTGTGATGAAGAAAAATCGAATGGAAGGTTTTAATGGAAACTTTTCTGCAACTGCTGGATTAGGTGAAAAATTTAGAGGTAATTCAGCTTTGTCACTCAACTACAAAAAGAATAATACGACTTACTTTGGATCTTACTCTTACAGTGACGATAAATATATCAATCGACTTAATATAGAGCGCATCATTTCCAACAATGGAATGGAAACATTATTTGATCAACAATCAAATCTGCATATCAAAGATAGGACACATACCTACAAATTTGGAGTTGAACAGAAAACCTCGGATCGTAATGTAATGTCTTTGCAATTTAATGGAAGTAATAATGTCGAGCTCAATGACAATGATAGCAAATCTTTGATAGGACCATTGACCACAATCGATTCTACATTGATTTCCATGACCCAGTTTAAAGAAGGCTTTAACCGTTATTCATTCAATTTCAATAACGAGTTTAAGATTGATTCAACGGGTAAAAAATTGATCTTGGATTTGGATTGGAGCCAATTTAAAAATAGCAAAAAGGCTGATTATGATAATAGATTGTTTGACAAAAACAATCAATTGATACATGATCCAGAGATCTTAAGAAGTGAGATGCCAATAGGAATTGATATCTATGTTGCAAAACTGGATTACAATCAACCCTTAAGTAAAACTTCCAATCTGGAGACAGGGGTAAAATATTCAAATGTGAAGTCAGATAATAACCTCTTGTTTGAAGAACAATTAGATGACAAGTGGACCAATATTGTCAACAGATCAAATCATTTCATCTATAAAGAGCAAATTGCGGCAGGTTATGTTGATTATGACAATCAAATAGGAAAATGGGGAATTAAAGCGGGATTACGTGGAGAGTATACCTTATCAGATGGTCACTCGCTTACAGAAAGCAAACAGGTAAAACGAAATTATTTTGATTTATTCCCATCGGCAAATTTGAGTTATGATGCCCATGAAAATCATATATTTTCTTTGGGTTATTCGAGAAAAGTAACAAGACCAAATTACCGCCAGCTCAATCCCTTTGATTATTTTATTGATAAGTATACTTCAGAACGTGGTAACCCTTATTTGAATCCGCAATATGCAAATGAGTTAAATTTGAACTATACGCTTTATAAAAAATACACGATTTCCTTAGGCTACAATGCGCAGACAGATGCAATCGTGGAAAGTATGGGACAAGATTCTGTTAAAAAAACGACTTGGGTGACACGTGAAAATCTAGGGAAAAACAATTCGGCTTTTTTAAATTTAAGCATGCCGGTACAGGTGACAAAATTCTGGTCTTCTTATAATAATATCACCGCAGTATATATGAATTTTGATGGAGCCATCGCAGGAGATATAGTAAATAGTACGAGTTTTCTATTTCAGGTCAATTCGATGAGCACATTTAAGCTGTCACCTTCATTATCTGCAGAAATGAACCTACGTTATTTCTCTCCTTTCACATACAATATTTATAAATTGGAGAGCCGTTGGGATGCACAGATCGGTCTTACTAAAAACTTTAAAGATAAAAGAAGCTCGCTTAAGCTAGCTGTATCAGATATCTTCAATACAAGCAATCAAAATCTATCAACCAATTTTTCATCTTTTAACACGAAGATCCGACAAAATCAAGATCGTCGAGTGGCTCGTTTGACCTATTCTTACAAATTTGGGAATTTGAAAAATGCGGCAAAGAAAAAGAATACCGATAATGAAGAAAAGCAACGAGCTTTATAA
- a CDS encoding virulence factor yields the protein MIRTKLGLLILLFLIKITVMGQQKESSLKIWNNNPNNPVILFLSGDGGFNSFSSSYCELLGKEGYTVGAVNSKSFFWDKKSADQIAKQLTKSVEQLLDGRKNQHVYFVGYSFGADVIPFVVNKLTADWKKRLQAVALIEPSTSTDLEIHVSDLLGRSNIKRSMDVVAEINKMIGIKTAIVLGEDESDFPIKNIRLANLQAIFLKGNHHFNGNALELVKATVKYFASK from the coding sequence ATGATACGCACAAAATTAGGATTATTGATACTCTTGTTTTTGATAAAAATAACAGTAATGGGCCAGCAGAAAGAATCGTCGCTCAAAATTTGGAATAATAATCCCAATAACCCAGTGATACTTTTTCTAAGCGGAGACGGAGGTTTTAACAGTTTTTCTTCGAGCTATTGTGAACTTTTGGGAAAAGAGGGATATACTGTCGGGGCAGTAAATTCTAAAAGCTTTTTCTGGGATAAAAAATCTGCCGATCAGATCGCAAAGCAACTGACAAAGAGTGTTGAGCAATTGTTGGATGGAAGAAAAAATCAACATGTATATTTTGTTGGATATTCTTTTGGTGCAGATGTGATCCCATTTGTTGTTAACAAATTGACAGCAGATTGGAAAAAAAGATTACAGGCTGTTGCGCTTATTGAACCATCAACTTCTACTGATCTGGAAATTCACGTATCAGATTTACTCGGTCGGAGTAATATCAAACGAAGCATGGATGTGGTTGCCGAAATCAATAAGATGATTGGTATAAAAACAGCGATCGTATTAGGTGAAGATGAAAGTGACTTCCCGATTAAAAATATCCGTTTGGCAAATCTTCAAGCCATCTTTTTAAAAGGGAATCATCATTTTAATGGAAATGCACTGGAGCTCGTGAAGGCAACAGTGAAATATTTTGCATCGAAATAA
- a CDS encoding LLM class flavin-dependent oxidoreductase — MELGIGMFGDLHIDPKTGQIQSSQEKLHQIIEQIKLMDEVGLDFFGMGEHHRPDYAVSAPEIILAAAASVTKNIKLGSAVSVLSSADPVKLYQDFATVDVLSNGRAELMAGRGSFIESFPLFGYNLNDYGALFEEKLDLLIKLNSHETINWTGKFRPTLVNQQIYPRPVQPKLPIWIAIGGTTSSVIRAGKLGLPVMFAIIGGTYEAFKPLVEMYQQAYADNGHDMDNFQVGVHMHALFGDDSQQVADAYYPIYSAQMNRIGGDRGWPPYQRTQYDFGRSSHGHLIIGDADYATDKILKIQESLGLTRFSAHMDVGAPSHLQMMKAIEVFGTKIAPQVRAALKKGE; from the coding sequence ATGGAATTAGGAATAGGAATGTTTGGCGATTTGCATATTGATCCCAAAACTGGACAAATACAATCTTCACAAGAAAAATTACATCAAATTATTGAACAAATAAAACTGATGGATGAAGTCGGGCTTGATTTTTTTGGAATGGGGGAACATCACCGTCCGGATTATGCTGTTTCTGCTCCTGAAATTATCTTAGCCGCTGCTGCATCTGTTACTAAAAATATAAAATTGGGAAGTGCTGTTTCTGTATTAAGTTCGGCAGATCCAGTAAAGCTCTACCAAGATTTTGCTACAGTAGATGTGTTGTCCAATGGTCGTGCTGAGCTTATGGCAGGCAGAGGATCATTCATTGAGTCCTTTCCATTATTTGGCTATAATTTGAATGATTATGGTGCTTTGTTTGAGGAAAAACTAGATTTACTGATTAAATTGAATAGTCATGAAACCATCAACTGGACAGGTAAATTTCGACCTACCTTAGTGAATCAACAGATATATCCGCGTCCGGTGCAACCAAAATTACCGATCTGGATTGCCATAGGAGGTACTACATCGTCTGTGATTCGTGCTGGTAAATTAGGTTTGCCTGTCATGTTTGCTATTATTGGCGGTACATACGAGGCTTTCAAGCCTTTGGTAGAGATGTATCAACAAGCATATGCGGACAATGGCCATGATATGGATAATTTTCAGGTAGGTGTGCATATGCACGCTCTTTTTGGAGACGATTCACAGCAGGTAGCAGATGCTTATTATCCAATTTACTCTGCACAGATGAATCGCATCGGTGGTGATCGCGGATGGCCTCCATATCAACGTACGCAATATGACTTTGGTCGGTCTTCACACGGGCATCTGATCATCGGTGATGCAGATTATGCCACAGATAAAATCTTGAAAATTCAGGAGTCTCTAGGACTGACCCGTTTTTCTGCACATATGGATGTAGGGGCACCAAGTCATCTTCAAATGATGAAAGCGATTGAGGTATTTGGAACTAAGATTGCTCCACAGGTAAGAGCAGCACTTAAAAAAGGAGAATAG
- a CDS encoding tRNA-(ms[2]io[6]A)-hydroxylase: protein MLGLKLLTDPRWANIAEGNLEEILTDHAWCEQKAASNAISLIMYNSEHEELVHELTAIAIEEMQHFQMVIDIIKARGYTLGKERKDDYVGQLMKFNKKDGSRNMAFIDRLLFAAMIEARSCERFRVLSQHIKDEELAKFYHDLMVSEANHYTTFLNFARQFSTDVDVDKRWKEWLDFEGKLIQSYGTKEAIHG, encoded by the coding sequence ATGTTAGGATTGAAATTGTTAACGGATCCAAGATGGGCTAATATTGCGGAAGGAAATTTAGAAGAAATTCTGACCGATCACGCTTGGTGTGAACAGAAGGCTGCTTCAAATGCTATTTCTCTAATTATGTACAATTCGGAACATGAAGAATTGGTGCACGAATTGACGGCAATTGCTATTGAGGAAATGCAACATTTCCAAATGGTCATTGATATCATTAAAGCAAGAGGTTATACCCTGGGCAAAGAACGTAAAGATGATTATGTAGGCCAGTTGATGAAATTCAATAAAAAAGATGGTTCTCGTAATATGGCCTTTATCGATCGCTTACTATTTGCTGCTATGATTGAGGCTAGAAGTTGCGAACGTTTTCGAGTCTTGTCTCAACATATAAAAGATGAAGAGTTAGCCAAATTTTATCATGATCTAATGGTTTCAGAAGCCAATCACTATACTACCTTTCTGAATTTTGCGCGTCAATTTTCTACCGATGTAGATGTGGACAAACGTTGGAAAGAATGGCTGGATTTTGAAGGCAAACTCATACAATCATACGGTACCAAGGAAGCGATCCACGGATAA
- a CDS encoding PadR family transcriptional regulator, whose product MIAENTQIQMRKGILEYCILSIISRGEIYASDIISELKKAQLLVVEGTLYPLLTRLKNNGLLSYIWKESTSGPPRKYYEITNEGLQVLDILDVTWKELVFAVETSLADRINKIDKSI is encoded by the coding sequence ATGATAGCTGAAAATACACAAATACAGATGCGCAAAGGGATACTTGAATATTGTATTCTTTCTATTATTTCCCGAGGGGAAATATATGCATCGGATATCATCAGCGAACTGAAGAAAGCACAGCTCTTGGTTGTAGAGGGAACATTATATCCGCTATTGACAAGACTTAAGAATAACGGTTTGCTGAGTTACATATGGAAAGAGTCCACTTCTGGTCCTCCTCGTAAGTATTATGAAATCACCAATGAAGGACTTCAAGTTCTAGACATTTTAGATGTCACTTGGAAAGAACTGGTTTTTGCGGTGGAGACGTCCCTAGCAGATCGAATTAATAAAATTGACAAATCAATATAA
- a CDS encoding PspC domain-containing protein, with protein MNKTIIININSIVFHIEEDAYDVLRNYMIDIKKHFGSSEDSKEILEDIENRIAEMFTEKIQTGIKEVLNMEDVNAVIAQMGSVSDFEINDTDQQYNDQQTNNAYANFRTGKKLMRDPEDKVISGVCSGLGHYFGIEARWVRLLFVLFVVVFGSGFLVYIILWIVMPIAITRADRMEMRGESPNIQNFKRSFEEELSGLKDNFSGAGSTFHRGVESAGTAFGEIVKIFAKVIGLIVAFSIGLSLISLLIALIFFSLGIAGVTDRGIIEPLNLIDPTQAPWALTAAFLAIGIPFAGLFYLIIRLLFDRRPMNNYLTTSLFLVWMISLGGIIYYSGSVAKDFKEESKIVEEKPLALRSIYRIQERDVRVIKINGDDARTNLKIRGTNLSEYLQDDIRIRFERIDSAQMPYIKYEYSAKGANYNLATKRASAINYKAVQDSTSIIFDSHFRLAENELYRDQKVNVTIYLPVGAKVLLNRDLSHNYADISYYECLDRYSNEDIKETEWVMTNLGLKCALPEIAETEHDTEENGVVDTVIERRDTIISISPGTVVVETKGKKK; from the coding sequence ATGAACAAGACTATAATTATCAATATAAATAGTATCGTTTTTCATATAGAAGAGGACGCATATGATGTGTTGCGCAATTATATGATTGATATTAAAAAACATTTCGGAAGTTCAGAAGATAGCAAAGAGATTTTGGAGGATATCGAAAATCGTATTGCAGAAATGTTTACAGAGAAGATTCAGACCGGCATCAAAGAAGTACTGAATATGGAAGATGTAAATGCCGTAATTGCACAGATGGGAAGTGTTAGCGATTTTGAAATCAATGACACAGATCAACAATATAACGATCAGCAGACGAACAATGCTTATGCTAACTTTAGAACTGGCAAAAAGCTGATGCGAGACCCTGAAGATAAAGTGATCAGTGGTGTATGTAGTGGACTGGGCCATTACTTTGGCATAGAGGCACGTTGGGTTAGGCTTTTATTTGTTTTATTCGTCGTGGTGTTTGGTTCCGGATTTTTGGTCTATATCATTTTGTGGATCGTTATGCCAATTGCAATTACCAGAGCAGATCGTATGGAAATGCGTGGCGAATCACCCAATATTCAAAATTTTAAAAGAAGTTTTGAGGAAGAGTTGAGTGGTCTCAAGGATAATTTTTCGGGTGCTGGAAGTACATTCCATAGAGGTGTTGAATCTGCGGGAACGGCATTTGGAGAGATTGTCAAGATTTTTGCTAAAGTAATCGGTTTGATTGTTGCCTTTTCAATAGGTTTAAGCTTAATATCATTGCTTATTGCACTTATCTTTTTTAGCTTGGGAATCGCAGGTGTGACCGATCGAGGTATTATTGAACCCCTAAACCTGATCGACCCAACGCAAGCTCCTTGGGCACTGACAGCTGCATTTTTAGCTATCGGGATTCCATTTGCGGGATTATTTTATCTGATCATTCGGTTATTGTTTGATCGCAGACCGATGAATAATTACCTCACTACCTCATTATTTTTAGTGTGGATGATTTCTTTGGGAGGTATCATTTACTATTCTGGATCGGTCGCTAAAGATTTCAAAGAGGAAAGTAAGATTGTCGAAGAAAAACCATTAGCATTAAGATCTATTTACCGTATTCAAGAACGTGACGTGCGAGTGATCAAAATAAATGGTGACGATGCCCGCACAAATCTAAAAATAAGGGGAACGAACTTATCTGAATATTTACAGGATGATATCCGAATTCGTTTTGAACGGATCGACTCTGCTCAGATGCCCTATATCAAATACGAATATTCTGCTAAGGGGGCTAATTACAATTTAGCAACGAAAAGAGCATCGGCCATTAATTACAAAGCCGTTCAGGATAGTACGAGCATTATTTTCGATAGTCACTTTAGATTGGCAGAAAATGAATTATATAGAGATCAAAAGGTCAATGTTACGATTTATCTTCCAGTTGGAGCAAAAGTATTATTAAATAGAGATTTGAGCCATAACTATGCTGATATCTCATATTACGAATGCTTGGATCGTTACAGCAATGAGGACATCAAAGAAACAGAATGGGTGATGACAAATTTAGGTTTGAAATGCGCTCTTCCAGAAATTGCTGAAACAGAACACGATACAGAGGAAAACGGAGTGGTAGATACAGTGATCGAAAGACGCGATACGATCATCAGCATTTCACCGGGCACTGTTGTCGTAGAAACAAAAGGGAAGAAAAAATAA
- a CDS encoding LacI family DNA-binding transcriptional regulator has protein sequence MRFKPSTIKDIALALNLSTSTVSRAMRDSYEISAETKKLVLDYAKKINYTANPIARSLKERRSYSIGIIVSEIANNFYSQVINGVESVAHNKNYQVVISQTHESAEREKMNVEYLSSRSVDGLLISLSSETNDIEYLKTLHKQGYPIVFFDRIPEDFDTFKVTSNNFKGAFDATEHLILNGHSKIAHLTNSKSLSITKERLAGYQAALKKHHIRYDENLVKFSEYGGMHMQEIDEAIDALFEQKFDAIFISGDKLSTGYLMYSKKKYPKLISKIAIAGFTNSNVVSIFSPSLTVVRQPAFEMGKVATDLLIQMIEAKRPITEYETITLETELIDEKDLKI, from the coding sequence ATGAGATTCAAACCGTCGACTATTAAAGATATTGCGCTTGCACTTAATTTATCCACCTCCACGGTATCAAGAGCTATGCGTGATAGTTATGAAATTAGTGCTGAAACGAAAAAATTAGTTTTAGATTATGCTAAAAAAATCAACTATACGGCCAATCCTATCGCGAGAAGCTTAAAGGAGAGAAGAAGCTATTCGATTGGAATCATCGTCAGTGAGATCGCTAATAATTTTTATTCGCAGGTGATCAATGGGGTGGAATCTGTGGCCCATAACAAAAACTACCAAGTGGTGATATCACAAACACATGAGTCTGCTGAAAGAGAAAAAATGAATGTAGAATACCTGTCTTCGCGATCTGTTGATGGTTTATTGATTTCTTTATCTTCTGAAACCAATGATATTGAATACCTCAAAACCCTGCACAAGCAAGGCTATCCGATTGTTTTCTTTGACAGAATACCCGAAGATTTTGATACATTCAAGGTGACTTCAAATAATTTTAAAGGGGCTTTTGATGCAACAGAACATTTAATTTTAAATGGACACAGCAAAATAGCACACTTGACTAATAGTAAATCTTTATCCATCACAAAAGAAAGACTGGCGGGATACCAAGCAGCGCTAAAAAAGCACCATATCCGCTATGATGAAAATCTAGTGAAGTTTTCGGAGTACGGTGGTATGCATATGCAAGAAATTGATGAAGCTATTGATGCTCTATTTGAACAAAAATTTGATGCAATATTTATTTCTGGAGATAAATTGTCAACTGGTTATTTGATGTATTCAAAAAAGAAATATCCAAAATTGATAAGCAAAATAGCAATTGCTGGATTTACAAACTCCAATGTGGTCAGTATTTTCTCTCCCTCGCTAACGGTTGTCCGGCAGCCTGCATTTGAAATGGGAAAAGTAGCAACGGATCTCCTTATTCAGATGATAGAAGCAAAAAGACCTATTACCGAATATGAAACTATTACATTAGAAACAGAGCTCATCGACGAAAAAGACTTGAAAATTTAA